In Vitis riparia cultivar Riparia Gloire de Montpellier isolate 1030 chromosome 19, EGFV_Vit.rip_1.0, whole genome shotgun sequence, the following proteins share a genomic window:
- the LOC117909489 gene encoding heavy metal-associated isoprenylated plant protein 47-like isoform X3 — protein MKQKIIVKVQMNCDKCRTKAMKIAAVEEEGAEKDRVVVIGDGVDSASLTCCLRKKLGYATLVSVEEVKEKGGDEKPKPKPDPKPDPKNCCQSQQVFIASMGYADEPNCSIM, from the exons ATGAAG CAAAAGATAATTGTGAAAGTGCAAATGAACTGTGACAAATGCAGAACCAAAGCCATGAAGATTGCTGCAGTTGAAGAAG AAGGAGCTGAAAAGGATCGGGTTGTGGTGATTGGAGACGGAGTTGATTCAGCTAGCTTGACCTGCTGTCTGAGGAAGAAGCTTGGGTATGCGACTCTTGTAAGCGTGGAAGAAGTAAAGGAAAAGGGCGGTGATGAAAAGCCAAAGCCAAAGCCAGATCCGAAGCCAGATCCGAAGAATTGTTGTCAAAGCCAACAGGTTTTTATTGCTAGCATGGGCTATGCAGATGAACCTAATTGCTCCATCATGTGA
- the LOC117909489 gene encoding heavy metal-associated isoprenylated plant protein 47-like isoform X2 has protein sequence MKQKIIVKVQMNCDKCRTKAMKIAAVEEGVISVAIEGAEKDRVVVIGDGVDSASLTCCLRKKLGYATLVSVEEVKEKGGDEKPKPKPDPKPDPKNCCQSQQVFIASMGYADEPNCSIM, from the exons ATGAAG CAAAAGATAATTGTGAAAGTGCAAATGAACTGTGACAAATGCAGAACCAAAGCCATGAAGATTGCTGCAGTTGAAGAAG GTGTGATCTCTGTGGCCATAGAAGGAGCTGAAAAGGATCGGGTTGTGGTGATTGGAGACGGAGTTGATTCAGCTAGCTTGACCTGCTGTCTGAGGAAGAAGCTTGGGTATGCGACTCTTGTAAGCGTGGAAGAAGTAAAGGAAAAGGGCGGTGATGAAAAGCCAAAGCCAAAGCCAGATCCGAAGCCAGATCCGAAGAATTGTTGTCAAAGCCAACAGGTTTTTATTGCTAGCATGGGCTATGCAGATGAACCTAATTGCTCCATCATGTGA